From the genome of Epinephelus moara isolate mb chromosome 10, YSFRI_EMoa_1.0, whole genome shotgun sequence, one region includes:
- the henmt1 gene encoding small RNA 2'-O-methyltransferase: MEPMFSPPLHRQRHQFVIDFVKRNKTKKVVDLGCSECSLLQKLKFHREIELLVGVDIRGAIVKKKMHGLAPVSTDYLQPSYDQLRVELYQGSVTQKDARLRGFDLVTSIELIEHLTLADVERFSEVVFGYMSPGAVIVSTPNSEFNPLLPGLSGFRHSDHKFEWTRAEFKSWALKVCLEYGYEVEFTGVGQAPPGQQERVGFCSQIGVFQRLGGSESCSMLLGDDAEDVFSYTLLYRVNYPSLHDNNILRRVLVSEVLYWAEKLKSRWMEERTGERQRQAEDGEECFGASERHIEMGEKQTAACGSEVKTPVEQWDRGMSGQQEGEDQQVFWRNGLGRQESCKSRRCVSVPLAVLWSCCPKVNALSGSLSNLRHFLMDDPKVRLSQDGSAVLLNVQEQDAEEEEDHDVVEDSGYAEASRCSHSAEPEEDWEANV; this comes from the exons ATGGAGCCGATGTTCAGTCCACCGCTTCACAGGCAGAGACATCAGTTTGTCATCGACTTTGTCAAGAGGAACAAAACCAAAAAG GTGGTCGACTTGGGATGCAGTGAGTGCAGCCTTCTCCAAAAACTGAAGTTTCACCGTGAAATTGAACTGCTGGTTGGAGTGGACATCAGAGGTGCCAtagtgaaaaaaaagat GCATGGGTTAGCACCTGTATCAACTGACTATCTGCAGCCAAGTTACGATCAGCTGCGCGTTGAGCTGTACCAGGGCTCAGTCACACAAAAAGACGCCCGCCTCAGAGGATTTGATCTGGTGACCAGTATAGAGCT CATCGAGCACCTCACTCTTGCTGATGTGGAGCGTTTCTCTGAGGTGGTGTTTGGTTACATGTCCCCAGGGGCGGTAATTGTCAGCACCCCAAACTCTGAGTTCAACCCCCTTCTTCCTGGACTATCAGGTTTCAGGCACAGTGACCATAAGTTTGAGTGGACCAGAGCAGAGTTCAAGTCCTG GGCTCTGAAGGTGTGTTTGGAATATGGTTATGAGGTGGAGTTCACTGGCGTTGGACAGGCACCACCAGGTCAGCAGGAGAGGGTCGGCTTCTGCTCCCAGATTGGTGTGTTTCAGCGGCTCGGGGGGAGTGAGAGTTGCAGCATGTTGTTGGGTGATGATGCTGAGGATGTGTTTTCATACACACTG CTGTATCGTGTAAACTACCCCAGTCTGCATGACAACAACATCCTGCGGAGGGTCCTGGTTAGTGAGGTGTTGTATTGGGCAGAAAAGCTGAAGAGTAgatggatggaggagaggaCTGGTGAGAGACAGCGCCAGGCTGAAGATGGGGAGGAATGTTTCGGAGCGTCAGAGAGACACATTGAGATGGGGGAGAAACAGACAG CAGCATGTGGATCTGAGGTGAAAACGCCAGTGGAGCAGTGGGACCGAGGTATGTCAGGGCAACAGGAAGGAGAGGATCAACAGGTGTTTTGGAGAAATGGCCTAGGACGACAGGAGTCTTGCAAATCGCGCAG GTGTGTTTCTGTACCTCTGGCTGTGCTGTGGTCCTGCTGCCCCAAAGTCAATGCCCTGAGTGGAAGTCTTAGTAATCTCCGCCATTTCCTTATGGACGACCCCAAAGTTAGGCTGAGCCAGGACGGCTCTGCTGTGCTCCTAAATGTCCAGGAACAAG acgctgaagaagaagaggatcATGATGTTGTGGAGGACAGCGGGTACGCAGAGGCCAGCCGGTGCTCCCACAGTGCTGAGCCAGAGGAAGACTGGGAAGCAAATGTCTGA